A genomic window from bacterium includes:
- the hslV gene encoding ATP-dependent protease subunit HslV, giving the protein MIHSTTVVAVKRGNEVALAADGQVTLGDSNTIIKHTAKKVRRLYHGAVLAGFAGAAADAQTLSDKFETKLEQNGGNVRRAAVEFAKEWRTDKILRQLNAMIIVADKEALLVVAGDGNVLEPDDGVIGIGSGGPYAQAAAKALLKFTDKSPAEIAREAIQIASEICVFTNDNITVETA; this is encoded by the coding sequence ATGATTCATAGTACAACAGTAGTAGCCGTCAAACGCGGCAATGAGGTGGCATTAGCTGCCGATGGTCAAGTCACCCTCGGGGATTCCAACACGATTATTAAACATACGGCTAAGAAAGTACGCCGACTATATCACGGAGCAGTTTTAGCAGGTTTTGCAGGCGCTGCCGCCGATGCTCAGACATTGTCCGATAAGTTCGAAACAAAGCTGGAGCAGAACGGAGGCAATGTGCGCCGAGCCGCCGTCGAATTTGCCAAGGAATGGCGCACCGATAAGATTTTACGCCAACTTAACGCGATGATAATTGTAGCCGATAAAGAGGCGCTTCTAGTCGTCGCTGGTGATGGCAATGTACTCGAACCTGACGATGGAGTAATCGGCATCGGCTCAGGCGGCCCCTATGCCCAAGCTGCCGCTAAAGCTCTACTGAAATTCACCGATAAATCCCCCGCCGAAATAGCCAGAGAAGCTATCCAAATCGCCTCCGAGATTTGTGTGTTTACAAACGATAACATTACAGTTGAGACGGCTTAG